A window of the Oscillospiraceae bacterium genome harbors these coding sequences:
- the murB gene encoding UDP-N-acetylmuramate dehydrogenase → MEKLEALKKTAENAGCLVLKDEPMSRHTTFQIGGPADLYIAVKDIIALKDIVRMAASLNVPLLTLGNGSNVVVSDEGIRGAVLSLTGDFRRITLSDPTTICCGSGATLAALCKFAQRNSLSGAEFAWGIPGSVGGAAFMNAGAYEGQFSDILVSTTHVTTTGRTDSLLGPEMEMDYRKSAYLKNNCIITSIVVRLEPGNKEQISMQMDDYFSRRKEKQPLEQPSAGSIFKRPDGAYAGALIEEAGLKGEKVGGAMVSEKHAGFIVNNGGATCSDVKALIEKIQETVLKKSGVSLECEVRFIS, encoded by the coding sequence GCCTATGAGCCGCCACACGACCTTTCAAATCGGCGGTCCGGCGGATCTTTATATTGCGGTAAAAGATATTATTGCACTGAAGGATATTGTGCGCATGGCCGCCTCACTGAATGTGCCCCTGCTGACGCTTGGCAATGGCAGCAATGTGGTGGTCAGCGATGAGGGTATTCGAGGCGCGGTGCTTTCGCTTACCGGCGATTTCCGCCGCATCACACTCTCTGACCCAACTACAATCTGCTGCGGCTCGGGTGCAACTTTGGCGGCTCTGTGCAAGTTTGCGCAGCGCAACAGCTTGAGCGGCGCTGAGTTTGCCTGGGGCATTCCGGGCAGCGTTGGCGGTGCGGCCTTTATGAATGCCGGCGCCTACGAGGGGCAGTTCAGCGATATTTTGGTTTCTACCACCCATGTCACCACTACCGGCCGCACAGATTCCCTGCTGGGGCCGGAGATGGAAATGGATTACCGCAAGAGCGCCTACCTGAAAAATAACTGCATTATTACCTCTATTGTCGTACGGTTGGAGCCGGGTAATAAAGAACAGATTTCCATGCAGATGGATGACTACTTCAGCCGCCGCAAAGAAAAGCAGCCGCTTGAGCAGCCCAGTGCGGGCAGCATTTTTAAGCGGCCCGACGGCGCCTATGCTGGCGCTTTAATCGAAGAAGCCGGCCTGAAAGGCGAAAAAGTAGGCGGGGCAATGGTCAGCGAAAAGCATGCCGGCTTTATTGTCAACAACGGTGGTGCTACCTGCAGCGATGTAAAAGCGCTGATTGAAAAAATACAGGAAACGGTACTGAAAAAGAGCGGTGTTTCGCTGGAGTGTGAAGTGCGGTTTATCTCATAA
- the rapZ gene encoding RNase adapter RapZ, which translates to MDFIIVTGLSGAGKSRAVHAMEDIGFYCMDNIPPKLIPAVYDLCMQAKDSLSHVAVVTDIRGGGMFSSLFETLEGLRLEHKTYKILFLDASDTVLINRFKETRRKHPLSEDTTSLDQAVKLEREILRPVRELADYIIDTSLLSPAQLKERISSLFLGDATSALQIHCMSFGFKFGMATEADLVFDVRCLPNPYYVEELRHKTGLDAPVRDYVLKWDQTKGFISRLFDLIDYMIPLYCDEGKSQLVIAIGCTGGHHRSVTIAQLLYEHLVEKGFRASVNHRDIQKN; encoded by the coding sequence ATGGATTTTATCATTGTTACCGGATTGTCCGGCGCGGGCAAATCCCGTGCAGTCCATGCAATGGAGGACATTGGCTTTTACTGCATGGACAATATCCCGCCCAAGCTGATTCCGGCTGTCTACGACCTGTGTATGCAGGCCAAAGATTCCCTTTCCCACGTGGCTGTTGTTACAGATATCCGCGGCGGCGGCATGTTTTCCAGTTTGTTTGAAACACTTGAGGGCCTTCGCTTAGAGCACAAGACCTACAAAATTCTTTTCTTAGATGCGAGCGATACAGTGCTTATCAACCGCTTTAAAGAAACCCGCCGTAAGCACCCGCTGTCAGAGGACACAACCAGCCTTGACCAGGCTGTCAAACTGGAGCGCGAGATTCTGCGCCCTGTGCGGGAACTGGCCGACTATATCATTGATACTTCGCTTTTATCACCGGCACAGCTTAAAGAGCGGATTTCCAGTCTTTTCTTAGGCGACGCGACCTCGGCATTGCAGATTCACTGTATGTCTTTCGGTTTCAAATTTGGCATGGCAACAGAGGCCGACCTTGTGTTTGATGTACGCTGTCTGCCGAACCCCTATTATGTAGAGGAACTGCGTCATAAGACCGGACTGGATGCCCCAGTACGCGATTATGTGCTGAAATGGGACCAAACAAAAGGCTTTATCAGCCGTCTGTTTGACTTGATTGATTATATGATTCCGCTTTACTGTGACGAGGGAAAAAGTCAGCTGGTTATCGCCATCGGGTGCACAGGCGGGCACCACCGCTCTGTCACCATTGCGCAGCTGCTCTACGAGCATTTGGTGGAAAAGGGCTTCCGCGCCAGTGTAAACCATCGGGATATTCAAAAGAACTGA
- the whiA gene encoding DNA-binding protein WhiA: MSFSSDVKKELCKGKKKAQRPCCEKAECYGMLLFGHSFRLVDISFTTESAAAANRAAQLTAEMTGAIISIRTVLRRVSHAASVVSVEDERDRLRVLDFFGHTGKEVPLRLNRANLENECCTAAFLRGAFLSCGMVMNPEKDYRLEFKVPHMHLSRDMTALLGELPMALQPGVSQRQGTYVVYLKSSEKIADLLTLIGAPHAAMQFMQIKMLREVRNHVNRRTNFETANLDKTASAAARQIYALQQLQDCGAGLEALPADLRELARLRWQNPELSLRELGEKLLPPLSRSGVNHRLQRITELSEKICRERRKK; encoded by the coding sequence ATGTCTTTTTCTTCAGACGTGAAAAAAGAGCTTTGCAAAGGGAAAAAGAAAGCACAGCGGCCCTGCTGTGAAAAAGCAGAATGCTATGGAATGTTGCTCTTTGGGCATTCCTTTCGCTTAGTAGACATTTCTTTCACAACAGAAAGTGCAGCGGCAGCAAACCGCGCTGCACAGCTGACAGCAGAAATGACCGGCGCCATTATTTCCATTCGTACGGTGCTGCGCCGCGTTTCTCATGCGGCAAGTGTCGTTTCGGTAGAGGACGAGCGCGACCGCCTGCGTGTGTTGGATTTTTTCGGCCATACAGGGAAAGAGGTCCCTTTGCGCCTCAATCGTGCGAATCTGGAAAACGAGTGCTGCACGGCGGCTTTTCTGCGCGGTGCATTTCTTTCCTGCGGGATGGTGATGAATCCGGAAAAAGATTACCGGCTGGAATTCAAAGTCCCTCACATGCACCTTTCGCGCGATATGACGGCCTTGCTCGGCGAGCTGCCCATGGCGCTGCAACCGGGTGTTTCACAGCGGCAGGGGACATATGTTGTCTACCTGAAAAGCAGTGAAAAAATTGCCGACCTGCTCACACTAATAGGTGCGCCGCATGCCGCCATGCAGTTTATGCAAATCAAAATGCTGCGCGAAGTGCGAAACCACGTCAATCGCCGCACCAATTTTGAAACAGCAAATTTGGATAAAACTGCTTCTGCCGCAGCACGCCAAATTTATGCCCTGCAGCAGCTGCAAGACTGTGGCGCGGGCCTTGAGGCTCTGCCGGCTGACCTGCGGGAGCTTGCCCGCTTGCGCTGGCAGAACCCGGAGCTTTCCCTGCGGGAGCTGGGAGAAAAGCTTTTGCCGCCGCTTTCCCGTTCCGGGGTAAACCACCGGCTGCAGCGTATTACGGAACTTTCCGAAAAAATCTGCAGAGAACGCAGAAAAAAATAA
- a CDS encoding DNA polymerase III subunit alpha, whose amino-acid sequence MFVHLHLHTEYSLLDGACRIEQLLDTAKARGDKAVAITDHGVMYGAVDFYKAAKARGIKPIIGCEVYVAQRSRFDRTRELDGENRHLVLLCENNEGYQNLIQLVSRAWTEGFYSKPRIDFELLQKYHTGIIALSACLAGEIPRALSANDYPRAKEAALRYESIFGKDHFYLELQDHGLPEQKRVNPGILRLSEETGIPLVVTNDCHYIRKEDSEMHHVLLCIQTNHTLDEEGGLDFGSKEFYYKTEEEMRALFPQHPEAADNTVKIAERCNVTFEFGKTKLPRFDTPNGQDNVAYFREKCYAGLHQHYGEHPKPEITQRLEYELNTIEKMGYVNYYLIVHDFVRHAKEVGIPVGPGRGSGAGSLAAYCIGITGIDPIRYDLLFERFLNPERVSMPDFDIDFADDRRPEMIDYVTQKYGADHVAQIVTFGTMAARGSIRDVGRVMGIPYAAVDSVAKLIPTAPGQSMTLQKALDTVPELRHRYDEDPQVHRLFDMAQKIEGMPRNASTHAAGVVITDKPVAEYVPLAKNGDSTVCQYTMTTLEELGLLKMDFLGLRNLSVIHDAEEMIQSGQPNFRVAQIPLDAPEVYQMLTAGNTDGVFQFESAGMRSVIMQLRPEGMEDLIAVISLYRPGPMESIPRYIRNRHHPELVTYAHPLLEPILKVTYGCIVYQEQVMQIFRSLAGYSLGRADIVRRAMSKKKHAVMEREKEIFLHGLQREDGTWEVPGCLRNGVDEATALKIYSEMENFASYAFNKSHAAAYAYLAYQTAYLKCFYPRQYMAALMTSVLDNSAKLSSYIAECGRLHIRVLPPEINSSAAEFTVVGKDIRFGLLAVRNLGRGLIDSVLEERKTSGNFRSFYDFCKRTFDQMNRRALESLIRCGALDRLGNNRREMMTAVPGILEALGSDKRRNIEGQIGFFDQPGGGEEDTFQIDAMPDYSPQDKLTMEKEATGMFLSGHPMAAYAGLYQKIGAAKIGDILECFSTQGDSRWHDNDRITILGIVSAVKTKVTKNNSTMAFVTLEDFNGSMEILIFPQALARFALLLNEGRVLCATGRLSVREDEDPKLLCDEIRPAEELQESVSKIGQPAGKHVKPGLYLRVSSKEDTGYLHAKKYLAVFDGRTQLYVVFQKEKEFFRAPASMGVDVNEVLLQALRQVLGDGNVAYVK is encoded by the coding sequence ATGTTTGTTCACCTGCATCTTCATACAGAATACAGCCTGCTAGATGGCGCCTGCCGTATTGAGCAGCTGCTGGATACGGCAAAAGCTCGCGGGGACAAAGCGGTCGCCATTACCGACCACGGTGTCATGTATGGTGCGGTGGATTTTTACAAAGCGGCAAAAGCCCGCGGCATTAAACCGATTATCGGCTGTGAGGTCTATGTTGCCCAGCGCAGCCGCTTTGACCGTACCCGCGAACTAGACGGCGAAAACCGCCATTTGGTTCTGCTGTGTGAAAACAATGAGGGTTACCAAAACTTGATTCAGCTAGTCAGCCGCGCATGGACCGAGGGCTTTTACAGCAAGCCGCGCATTGATTTTGAGCTTTTACAGAAATATCATACGGGAATCATCGCTCTGTCGGCCTGCTTAGCCGGCGAAATTCCGCGTGCCCTTTCTGCAAATGACTATCCGCGCGCAAAAGAGGCCGCTCTGCGCTATGAATCCATCTTTGGAAAAGACCATTTTTACCTTGAACTGCAGGACCACGGCCTGCCGGAGCAAAAACGTGTCAATCCGGGTATTCTGCGCCTTTCCGAGGAGACCGGCATTCCGCTGGTCGTGACCAACGACTGCCATTATATCCGCAAAGAAGACAGCGAGATGCACCATGTCCTGCTGTGTATTCAGACAAACCATACGCTTGATGAAGAGGGCGGGCTGGACTTTGGCAGCAAAGAGTTTTACTACAAAACGGAAGAAGAAATGCGCGCACTGTTTCCGCAGCACCCCGAAGCGGCCGACAACACGGTAAAGATTGCAGAGCGCTGCAATGTCACGTTTGAGTTTGGCAAAACGAAGCTGCCGCGCTTTGATACGCCGAATGGTCAGGATAATGTTGCGTACTTCCGCGAAAAATGCTATGCCGGTCTGCACCAGCACTATGGGGAACACCCTAAGCCGGAAATTACACAGCGTCTGGAGTACGAGCTGAATACGATAGAAAAAATGGGGTATGTCAATTATTATCTCATTGTGCACGATTTTGTGCGCCACGCCAAAGAGGTTGGCATTCCGGTGGGGCCGGGCCGCGGCTCCGGCGCGGGCAGCCTTGCGGCCTACTGTATCGGTATTACCGGCATTGACCCCATTCGGTATGATCTGCTGTTTGAACGCTTTTTAAATCCAGAGCGTGTCAGTATGCCTGATTTCGATATTGATTTTGCGGACGACCGCCGTCCGGAAATGATTGACTATGTTACGCAGAAATACGGTGCGGACCACGTCGCGCAGATTGTCACTTTTGGCACTATGGCTGCGCGCGGCTCTATCCGCGACGTTGGCCGTGTTATGGGCATTCCCTATGCGGCAGTTGACAGCGTGGCAAAGCTGATTCCCACAGCTCCCGGTCAGAGCATGACCCTGCAAAAAGCGCTGGATACCGTGCCGGAACTCAGGCACCGCTATGATGAAGACCCACAGGTGCACCGCCTGTTTGATATGGCACAAAAAATAGAGGGCATGCCGCGCAATGCTTCCACCCACGCGGCGGGGGTTGTCATTACCGACAAACCAGTGGCTGAGTACGTACCGCTTGCGAAAAACGGCGACTCGACTGTCTGCCAGTACACCATGACGACACTGGAAGAACTCGGCCTGCTAAAAATGGACTTTCTGGGGCTGCGCAACCTTTCGGTTATTCACGATGCCGAGGAAATGATTCAGAGCGGGCAGCCGAATTTTCGGGTTGCCCAGATTCCACTGGATGCACCGGAAGTCTATCAAATGCTTACAGCAGGCAATACAGATGGCGTATTTCAGTTTGAGTCAGCGGGTATGCGCAGCGTTATCATGCAGCTGCGCCCAGAGGGAATGGAGGACTTAATCGCTGTTATTTCGCTTTATCGCCCTGGTCCTATGGAATCTATCCCACGCTATATTCGCAACCGCCACCATCCCGAACTTGTCACCTATGCGCACCCGCTGCTCGAGCCGATTTTAAAGGTGACCTATGGCTGCATTGTCTATCAGGAGCAGGTCATGCAGATTTTCCGCTCGCTGGCGGGCTACAGCCTTGGCCGCGCAGATATCGTCCGCCGCGCCATGAGCAAGAAAAAGCATGCCGTAATGGAGCGCGAAAAAGAAATTTTTCTGCACGGTCTGCAGAGGGAAGACGGCACATGGGAAGTGCCCGGCTGTCTGCGCAACGGTGTAGATGAAGCAACTGCACTGAAAATTTACAGTGAAATGGAGAATTTTGCTTCGTACGCATTCAATAAATCACACGCGGCGGCGTACGCATACCTGGCGTATCAAACGGCATACTTAAAGTGTTTTTACCCGCGCCAGTATATGGCAGCGCTTATGACAAGCGTGCTGGACAATTCGGCAAAGCTCTCTTCCTATATTGCCGAGTGCGGCCGCCTGCATATCCGCGTGCTGCCACCGGAAATCAATTCCAGTGCGGCAGAGTTTACCGTTGTCGGCAAAGATATCCGCTTTGGGCTGCTGGCTGTGCGCAACCTTGGCCGCGGCTTGATCGATTCTGTACTTGAGGAGCGCAAAACTTCCGGAAACTTCCGCTCCTTTTATGATTTCTGCAAGCGCACATTCGACCAGATGAACCGCCGCGCACTGGAAAGCCTGATTCGCTGTGGTGCACTGGACCGCCTGGGCAACAACCGCCGCGAAATGATGACGGCTGTTCCGGGTATTTTAGAGGCCCTTGGCAGCGACAAGCGGCGCAATATCGAGGGTCAAATCGGCTTTTTCGACCAGCCGGGCGGTGGGGAAGAGGATACCTTTCAAATTGATGCCATGCCGGACTACAGCCCACAGGACAAGCTGACTATGGAAAAAGAAGCGACCGGCATGTTTCTTTCCGGCCACCCGATGGCAGCCTATGCAGGGCTTTATCAAAAAATTGGCGCCGCGAAAATTGGGGATATACTGGAATGCTTTTCGACACAGGGCGACAGCCGCTGGCACGACAACGACCGCATCACAATTTTAGGGATTGTTTCCGCAGTTAAAACCAAAGTGACGAAAAACAACAGCACCATGGCCTTTGTCACATTAGAAGATTTTAACGGCAGTATGGAGATTCTAATTTTCCCGCAGGCACTGGCGCGCTTTGCCCTACTACTCAATGAGGGGCGGGTGCTGTGTGCTACCGGCCGCCTGAGCGTGCGTGAGGACGAGGACCCAAAGCTTTTGTGTGACGAGATTCGCCCGGCAGAAGAGCTGCAGGAGTCCGTATCCAAAATCGGGCAGCCTGCCGGAAAGCACGTGAAACCAGGTCTTTACCTGCGGGTAAGCAGCAAAGAGGACACCGGCTACCTGCACGCGAAAAAGTACCTCGCTGTCTTTGACGGCCGCACACAGCTGTACGTCGTCTTTCAAAAAGAAAAAGAGTTTTTCCGTGCACCTGCTTCTATGGGGGTCGATGTAAACGAAGTTTTGCTGCAGGCCCTGCGGCAGGTGCTGGGTGATGGAAATGTCGCTTATGTGAAATAA